The Psychrobacter sp. P11G3 genomic interval ATATCGAATAACGAGAGTTAAGACAATAAAAAATCCCGCACGATGGCGGGATTTTTTATTGGATAACGATTATTTTTGCTTACTTGCGATCTTCAACTTTTACAAAATCACGGCGCGTTTCACCAGTGTATAACTGACGTGGACGACCGATTTTGAACGGAGCGCTGTGCATTTCTAACCAATGGCTGATCCAACCTGAAGTACGAGCCAATGCAAAGATTACGGTAAACATTGACGTTGGAATACCGATAGCTTTCAAAATGATACCAGAGTAGAAATCAACGTTTGGATATAGGTTGCGCTCGATGAAGAACGGATCTTCTAACGCAATTTTCTCTAGTGCCATCGCCAATTCAAGCTTAGGATCGTTGATACCTAGTGCTTCTAGTACTTCATCACAAGTCTCTTTCATTACTTGAGCGCGTGGATCGAAGTTTTTGTAAACACGGTGACCAAAGCCCATTAGCTTCACTTCACGGCTTTTCACTTTTTCCATGAATTCAGGCACGTTCTCAACAGTACCGATTTCGTCTAGCATCTCAAGAACAGCTTCGTTCGCGCCGCCATGTGATGGTCCCCAAAGGGCTGCGATACCAGCAGCGATACACGCATAAGGGTTCGCACCAGTAGAACCAGCTAAACGTACCGTTGACGTAGAAGCATTTTGCTCGTGGTCAGCGTGCAAGGTAAAGATTTTGTCCATTGCGCGAGTGATAACGTCGTTTTTCTCGTAGTCTACGTCAGCAGGCGTTGCAAACATCATGTATAAGAAGTTTTCTGCGTAGTTGAAGTCGTTACGCGGATACATGAACGGTTCGCCTTGTGAGTATTTATAACTCATTGCAGCAAGCGTAGGCATCTTAGCAATCAAACGAATAGCTGTGATTTCGCGATGTTCTTCATTGCTCACGTCTAGGTCTTCATGATAGAACGCTGATAAAGCACCAACTACACCAACCATGATAGCCATTGGATGCGCGTCACGGCGGAAGCCTTCAAAGAACTTACGCAATTGATCATGAACAGGAGTATGCTCGCGGATTTTTTCAAAAAATTCTGCTTTTTGCTCAGCAGTAGGTAGGTCACCATGTAAAAGTGCATAAGCAACTTCTAGGTATTCAGCATTGTTCGCTAGCTCGTCGATAGGGTAGCCGCGGTGTAATAATTCGCCTTTGCCACCATCAATATAAGTAATCTTTGATTCAACAGGAGCAGTTACTTTAAAACCAGGGTCATAAGACCAAAATCCTGATTCTTGTAAAGCAGCAATATCGATAACTGGGCGCCCTAAAGTACCTTTAATAATAGGAAGTTCGTATTCTTCACCATTCACGGTTAGTTTGGCATTAGTATCAGCCATAAATTGCTCTCCATTGGTTTAACTTGTTAGAATAAATTACTACAGACGCATACCCTCGCGTCATTGTCGGTTGAACGGTAAAAGTGCATTCAACTCATTTAGTACGCAGGGTATATTAGCAGCAATTCTTGATGATTTGAAAAAACTTTTATGGACCATGTGTCCAATTGGCGCGGTGTGGCGGTGGTTATTCGCTGTAATTTTTGTATCAAAATATGTCTGTCAGGTTATTTTGCTTAAAATTCCTCTGTTTTTGAGCAAGTTTATAGCAGCATTATCGGACTAGTATTTTGGGTTTGTAAATATATTTTAGAGACAAAACTCATAAATAATGACACCAAAAACTGGCAGACTATGCCTAGTAAGCGGATTAAAGTTTGTCATAATAATCACTGTTAAAACCAGTATTATTCTTATCCATTCATTTATTGATTAAATATGTATATATTCTTACTGAATGGATAAATTTGTAATTATTGCTCAGGCATTTTATAATTGTAGGAATTAACTGGCACTAGCTTTGCGCGAATTAATAAATGACCATGTTATAGTGTCGTTCAGAGCGTCTTCTATTCATGCTTATTTACGATTGTCTGGTGTTACGATAGACCAAACCGCATTCTATGGTTTGAACTTTCTTCTTAACCAATCTTTTTTATCTGTTTGGCACAAGATTTCAAGTGCCTAATATAAGGTCTGCTCTGATATAGAAGACATAGTAACGTTGTCTTACTATTCATACGACCTCTAAAATAGACTGGTTAGTCGATGTTACTCATGTTTATTCTCTTTGTTGTATAATAGATAGGTTGTTTGATAGGCCTGTCGATTCGACAAGCGACATTGAACAGTCTATCAATACCTTTATATACATGATCCTTTCTTCATATTTAGCGCAAACTAAACGAAGTCAGCTAGCTCTTCCTTACTTTATTCGTCTCGTGTGTTGCTCAATGCTCAATTGGCACTATTTATGTCAGGCGTTGATAGCAGATACAGGAGTATAACCGCAAAAGGATGCCCGCTGTGAAAAGCAACCGACCTATTGATCTGCCTTTAAGCCAAGTGATTAGCGTTAATCGCTCACCGATCGCGATCGCCTCTATCTTGCATCGTATCTCTGGCATTATTTTATTTTTATTGATTCCTGTCATGTTATGGATACTACAGAACTCATTGGCATCGCCTGAGAGTTTTGCGACCGTATTTGACAACGTACTTGTGCGCTTTT includes:
- the gltA gene encoding citrate synthase, translating into MADTNAKLTVNGEEYELPIIKGTLGRPVIDIAALQESGFWSYDPGFKVTAPVESKITYIDGGKGELLHRGYPIDELANNAEYLEVAYALLHGDLPTAEQKAEFFEKIREHTPVHDQLRKFFEGFRRDAHPMAIMVGVVGALSAFYHEDLDVSNEEHREITAIRLIAKMPTLAAMSYKYSQGEPFMYPRNDFNYAENFLYMMFATPADVDYEKNDVITRAMDKIFTLHADHEQNASTSTVRLAGSTGANPYACIAAGIAALWGPSHGGANEAVLEMLDEIGTVENVPEFMEKVKSREVKLMGFGHRVYKNFDPRAQVMKETCDEVLEALGINDPKLELAMALEKIALEDPFFIERNLYPNVDFYSGIILKAIGIPTSMFTVIFALARTSGWISHWLEMHSAPFKIGRPRQLYTGETRRDFVKVEDRK
- the sdhC gene encoding succinate dehydrogenase, cytochrome b556 subunit, with translation MPAVKSNRPIDLPLSQVISVNRSPIAIASILHRISGIILFLLIPVMLWILQNSLASPESFATVFDNVLVRFLAWIFVAAIAYHFVMGIKHLFADMGMNEELKSGRTASMVSFVIAAILVVASFVWVMF